In Deinococcus sp. QL22, the following are encoded in one genomic region:
- a CDS encoding PspA/IM30 family protein translates to MTILDRLSRLLRSNVNDLISKAEDPTKIIEQALQDMRAAYTDARSEVAGAMSQNAKLDREASTNRKLAAEYEKKAEEALRGGSEDLAREALRRAQNHKDLAAGFGEQVAVQSSTVDALKTQLRALEAKIDEMESKKTLLAARQSTAQAGATLDRVSGFGKAGGAMDAFEDMEEKVAGMEDRNKAMGDLRKDNDFDAQLKDLGRDKDLDDAMSALKAKVQGNQNLSKTEQE, encoded by the coding sequence ATGACTATTCTTGACCGCTTGTCCCGTCTGCTCCGCTCCAACGTCAACGACCTGATCAGCAAGGCCGAAGACCCCACCAAAATTATCGAGCAGGCCCTGCAAGACATGCGGGCCGCGTACACCGACGCCCGCAGCGAAGTGGCCGGAGCCATGAGCCAGAACGCCAAGCTTGACCGCGAGGCCAGCACCAACCGCAAATTGGCCGCCGAGTACGAGAAAAAAGCCGAAGAAGCTCTGCGAGGCGGCAGCGAAGATCTGGCCCGCGAAGCCCTGCGCCGCGCCCAGAACCACAAAGACTTGGCCGCCGGATTTGGTGAGCAGGTCGCTGTGCAGAGCAGCACCGTAGACGCTCTGAAAACCCAGCTGCGGGCGCTGGAAGCCAAGATTGACGAAATGGAATCGAAGAAAACCTTGCTGGCCGCACGCCAGAGCACCGCGCAGGCTGGCGCGACGCTTGACCGCGTATCGGGCTTTGGCAAAGCAGGCGGCGCAATGGACGCCTTCGAGGACATGGAAGAAAAAGTGGCGGGCATGGAAGACCGCAACAAGGCGATGGGCGACCTGCGCAAAGACAACGACTTTGACGCCCAGTTGAAAGACTTGGGCCGCGACAAGGATCTGGACGACGCGATGTCGGCCCTGAAGGCTAAAGTGCAGGGCAACCAGAACTTGAGCAAAACTGAGCAGGAATAA
- a CDS encoding SDR family oxidoreductase, with amino-acid sequence MNYGDLAGKTVLVTGATNGIGLVTARELAGRGARVTIVGRDAAKTERVAREVNAVGTILADLSELKQVRRAAAEFAEKNTALDVLVNNAGAFYSKRQESREGIELTWALNHLAPFLLTQELLPLLRVAAGARVITVASAAHGMGRIRFEDPEFRTGYSGWAAYSQSKLANILFARELARREPELLSNSLHPGMVRSGFAHNNGGAASLLWGVIDRFAISPEEGAKTTVHLATEGGDGITGRYYSNSRDTLPTSQALDDGAAARLWALSERYVGGAVLAG; translated from the coding sequence ATGAATTACGGCGATCTGGCAGGCAAAACAGTGTTGGTCACGGGGGCCACCAACGGCATCGGGCTGGTGACGGCGCGGGAATTGGCGGGCCGGGGCGCACGGGTGACCATCGTGGGGCGCGACGCCGCCAAAACCGAGCGGGTGGCGCGAGAAGTGAACGCGGTGGGCACGATTTTAGCCGATCTGAGCGAACTGAAGCAGGTGCGCCGCGCCGCCGCCGAGTTCGCGGAGAAAAATACTGCGCTGGACGTGCTGGTCAACAATGCCGGGGCGTTTTACTCCAAGCGGCAGGAATCGCGGGAGGGCATAGAACTGACCTGGGCGCTGAACCATCTGGCCCCGTTTTTGCTGACCCAGGAGCTTTTGCCGTTGCTGCGGGTCGCGGCGGGCGCACGGGTCATCACGGTGGCGTCGGCGGCGCACGGCATGGGCCGAATCCGCTTTGAAGACCCCGAGTTCCGCACCGGCTACAGCGGATGGGCGGCCTACAGCCAGAGCAAACTCGCCAATATCCTGTTTGCCCGCGAACTGGCGCGCCGCGAACCAGAGTTGCTCAGCAACAGCCTGCACCCCGGCATGGTTCGCAGCGGATTTGCCCACAACAACGGCGGCGCGGCTTCCCTGCTGTGGGGCGTCATAGACCGCTTTGCCATCTCGCCGGAGGAAGGGGCCAAGACCACCGTGCATCTGGCAACAGAGGGGGGCGACGGCATTACCGGGCGTTACTACAGCAACAGCCGGGACACGCTGCCCACCTCTCAAGCCTTGGATGACGGCGCGGCGGCACGGCTTTGGGCGCTGAGTGAACGGTATGTGGGCGGGGCGGTGTTGGCCGGCTGA
- the holA gene encoding DNA polymerase III subunit delta, giving the protein MSLLVFTGNRFLAEETMRDTLTARGLNPRELPRMGGDDVTAEALRPHLSPGLFGDGGVIVDLDGVKPDKALLELLASAEVTVAILDETPPATRLKAYSVGEQIASAAPAKAGEVAGWVTLRAKKMGIKLDKDAALYLAEVFGADLAGIASELTKLTLIDGPFAKDAVQRVVGREPPGDSFAMLGAATAGRPGEAVMQLRRLIASGEDPFKLMGAVVWQYALVARCVALLQEEGRVTEAAAAQRLGVKPYPAKKALDVARRLNETKIRAHLGRILDADLAMKRGMDANVTMERLMVQLSL; this is encoded by the coding sequence TTGAGCCTGCTGGTGTTTACGGGCAACCGCTTTCTGGCCGAAGAAACCATGCGCGACACCCTGACCGCGCGTGGCCTGAATCCACGAGAATTGCCTCGAATGGGCGGCGACGATGTGACTGCTGAAGCTTTGCGCCCCCACCTGTCGCCCGGACTGTTTGGAGACGGCGGCGTGATCGTGGATCTTGATGGCGTGAAGCCAGATAAGGCGCTGCTGGAATTGTTGGCCTCTGCAGAAGTGACCGTCGCCATTTTGGATGAAACTCCGCCTGCCACGCGCCTGAAGGCTTATAGCGTGGGCGAACAGATCGCGTCGGCGGCTCCGGCCAAAGCGGGCGAGGTGGCTGGATGGGTGACTCTGCGGGCCAAGAAAATGGGCATCAAGCTCGATAAAGACGCCGCCCTGTATTTGGCCGAAGTGTTCGGGGCCGACCTTGCGGGCATCGCGTCTGAATTGACCAAACTGACGCTGATAGACGGGCCATTTGCTAAGGACGCTGTACAGCGCGTGGTAGGCCGCGAGCCGCCCGGAGACAGCTTTGCCATGTTGGGTGCAGCGACGGCGGGGCGTCCGGGCGAAGCCGTGATGCAACTGCGCCGCTTGATTGCGTCGGGGGAAGACCCTTTTAAGCTGATGGGCGCGGTGGTCTGGCAATACGCACTGGTGGCCCGCTGCGTGGCGCTTTTGCAGGAGGAAGGCAGAGTGACTGAAGCTGCTGCTGCCCAACGCTTGGGTGTGAAACCCTACCCGGCGAAGAAGGCACTGGACGTGGCCCGCCGCCTGAACGAGACCAAGATTCGCGCTCATCTGGGCCGGATTCTGGATGCAGACCTGGCGATGAAGCGCGGGATGGATGCGAATGTGACGATGGAACGGCTGATGGTGCAATTGAGCTTGTAG
- a CDS encoding acyl-CoA dehydrogenase family protein yields MDFTLSDEQRQLQQLARDFARKEIIPIAAEYDQREELPWQVVEKAFEVGLLNTAIPEHAGGLGLGMLDECLIGEELAYGCMGIYTILMASELGITPILVGGTEEQQARFLGPMTEKASLAAFALSEPNNGSDAAAMHTTAVLDGDEWVINGTKMWISNGGMAEVTVVFATTDRQGGHKASVALVVPKDAPGFSYNKIKHKMGQRASLTSELVFENVRVPRENQLGGLGDGFKIAMKTLDKTRIPVAAGSVGIARRALDESVKYAKAREAFGKPISTFQAIQFKIAEMAMGIETGRLMYQKAAWLVDQGQAHGFESAIAKAYCSEMAFDAANEAIQVHGGYGYVGEYPVEKLLRDVKLNQIYEGTNEIQRVIISRQLLK; encoded by the coding sequence ATGGATTTCACCTTGTCTGACGAGCAACGCCAGTTGCAACAACTTGCCCGCGATTTTGCCCGCAAGGAAATTATTCCGATTGCCGCCGAATACGACCAGCGCGAAGAATTGCCCTGGCAGGTAGTGGAAAAAGCCTTTGAAGTGGGCCTGCTGAACACGGCCATTCCCGAACACGCGGGCGGGCTGGGATTGGGGATGCTCGACGAATGCCTGATCGGTGAGGAATTGGCCTACGGCTGCATGGGCATCTACACCATCCTGATGGCCTCTGAACTGGGAATTACGCCGATTCTGGTGGGGGGCACTGAGGAGCAGCAGGCGAGGTTTTTGGGGCCGATGACCGAGAAAGCCAGCCTCGCCGCCTTCGCCCTTAGCGAACCCAACAACGGGTCGGACGCCGCTGCCATGCACACGACGGCTGTGCTGGACGGCGACGAATGGGTCATCAATGGCACCAAAATGTGGATCAGCAATGGCGGCATGGCCGAAGTAACAGTAGTGTTTGCCACGACAGACCGACAGGGCGGGCATAAAGCCAGCGTAGCCCTGGTGGTGCCCAAAGATGCCCCCGGCTTCAGCTACAACAAGATCAAGCACAAGATGGGCCAGCGGGCCAGCCTGACCAGCGAACTGGTGTTTGAAAATGTGCGTGTGCCACGTGAAAACCAGTTGGGTGGATTGGGCGACGGCTTCAAGATCGCCATGAAGACGCTGGACAAGACCCGCATCCCCGTCGCCGCCGGTTCGGTGGGCATCGCGCGGCGGGCGCTGGATGAATCGGTGAAGTATGCCAAGGCGCGGGAAGCCTTCGGGAAGCCGATTTCCACGTTTCAGGCCATTCAATTTAAGATCGCGGAAATGGCGATGGGCATAGAAACGGGCCGCCTGATGTACCAGAAAGCCGCGTGGCTGGTGGATCAGGGGCAAGCGCACGGGTTCGAGAGCGCCATTGCCAAGGCCTACTGCTCCGAAATGGCCTTCGACGCCGCCAACGAGGCGATTCAGGTTCACGGCGGCTACGGTTACGTGGGCGAATATCCAGTAGAAAAACTGCTGCGCGACGTGAAACTGAACCAGATTTACGAGGGAACCAACGAAATTCAGCGCGTGATCATCAGTCGTCAATTGTTGAAGTAA
- a CDS encoding MFS transporter, with amino-acid sequence MMKAGAGKSGGGMMRGRAGIIVAITIAALLLAAGARSAPGVFLKPMEVGTGFSLTTLSAAVSVGLLMFGLGAPLSGYLMDRHGPRRVATFGLLLVALSFGLSALIRTEAHLFILWGVLSGLGTGLVGSVLGATVAARWFQSQRGLVTGVFGAATSAGQLMFIPLLTLAAQGAGWRWASAGIGLLALLLTPLFWALLRDRPAEVGLGMDGRPLDPAAPVVVPAKPDGSVMRRALRSRDFWLLSITFLVCGATSNGIIGTHFIAYCGDLGLTAGYAAGMLALMGAFNFVGTLGSGYLTDRVDPRLLLAAYYAFRGLSLLALPLLPPGTGLVFFAVLFGLDYIATVPPTVALTARTFGTANVGTVYGWVFFSHQVGAASATALGGLVRESLGTYGPAFLAAGVLAILAAGLALGVTRQPSVRAAAA; translated from the coding sequence ATGATGAAAGCAGGAGCGGGCAAATCGGGCGGCGGCATGATGCGGGGCCGGGCCGGAATTATCGTGGCCATCACCATTGCCGCGCTGTTGCTGGCCGCCGGAGCAAGGTCAGCGCCCGGCGTCTTCCTGAAACCGATGGAAGTCGGCACCGGCTTCAGCCTGACCACCCTCAGCGCAGCGGTCAGCGTGGGCCTGCTGATGTTCGGCCTCGGCGCACCCCTCAGCGGCTACCTGATGGACAGGCACGGGCCGCGCCGAGTCGCTACGTTTGGCCTGCTGTTGGTCGCCCTGTCGTTCGGCCTCAGCGCCCTGATCCGCACTGAGGCGCATCTGTTTATTCTCTGGGGAGTGCTGAGCGGCCTCGGCACAGGCCTCGTGGGCAGCGTGCTGGGAGCGACTGTGGCGGCCCGCTGGTTTCAGTCGCAGCGCGGTCTGGTCACGGGTGTCTTCGGGGCCGCCACCAGTGCGGGCCAACTGATGTTTATTCCGCTGCTCACTCTGGCCGCCCAGGGAGCCGGGTGGCGTTGGGCCAGTGCAGGCATCGGGCTGCTGGCGCTGCTGCTGACGCCCCTGTTCTGGGCCTTGCTGCGTGACCGTCCGGCAGAAGTGGGCCTTGGTATGGATGGCCGCCCGCTCGATCCTGCCGCCCCGGTGGTTGTGCCTGCCAAACCCGATGGGAGTGTGATGCGCCGGGCGCTGCGTTCGCGGGATTTCTGGTTGCTCAGCATCACTTTTCTGGTCTGTGGAGCCACCAGTAACGGCATCATTGGGACGCATTTCATTGCTTACTGCGGCGACTTGGGCCTCACCGCTGGCTACGCTGCTGGAATGCTGGCCCTAATGGGAGCGTTCAACTTTGTGGGCACGCTGGGCAGCGGCTACCTGACCGACCGGGTCGACCCGCGCCTGCTGCTGGCCGCCTATTACGCGTTCCGGGGCTTGAGTCTGCTGGCACTGCCACTGTTGCCGCCCGGCACAGGTCTGGTGTTTTTTGCCGTGTTGTTCGGGCTGGATTACATCGCCACCGTTCCGCCCACCGTGGCCCTCACCGCCCGTACTTTCGGCACGGCCAACGTGGGCACGGTGTACGGCTGGGTGTTCTTCTCGCACCAGGTGGGCGCGGCTTCTGCTACTGCGCTGGGTGGTCTGGTTCGTGAATCGTTGGGCACCTATGGCCCGGCTTTTCTGGCGGCTGGAGTGCTGGCGATCTTGGCGGCGGGCCTGGCCTTGGGCGTGACCCGGCAGCCGAGCGTACGGGCGGCGGCAGCGTAA
- a CDS encoding serine/threonine-protein kinase, whose amino-acid sequence MLDLSGSQPIQTPRTIAARGGVLSEIGEWRGQSVFVKTLLTSDPDVRERFKHEGQIAAMLEHPLVVPLLARTPTQLLFPFIPGGTLRDLALCGPMSADEASAVAMGVLHATAHLHSRGVTHQDLKPENVLLMRGPVRAASVRVIDFGMSHALSLPLDIHSGTRMGTPHFMAPEQFKGVRGDPRSDLYSVAVLMFDCLAGHPPYEDALGWLVGIHERRAALPGPPELHPVMLAALDRNPSGRQNSAAEMLQQLCAVRRQLGFSVSGPYETALTQGDTVGETA is encoded by the coding sequence GTGTTAGATTTATCTGGTTCGCAACCTATCCAAACCCCGCGCACTATTGCAGCGCGGGGCGGTGTCCTGAGCGAAATAGGCGAGTGGCGCGGCCAGAGTGTCTTTGTCAAGACCCTGCTCACTTCTGATCCTGATGTTCGCGAGCGCTTTAAGCATGAGGGCCAGATTGCCGCCATGCTCGAACACCCGTTGGTCGTGCCGCTGCTGGCACGAACACCCACCCAATTGCTGTTCCCCTTTATTCCCGGCGGCACGTTGCGGGATCTGGCACTCTGCGGCCCCATGTCAGCAGATGAGGCGAGCGCGGTAGCGATGGGCGTGCTGCACGCCACGGCCCACCTCCACTCGCGGGGCGTTACGCACCAAGACTTGAAGCCGGAAAATGTATTGCTGATGCGCGGGCCAGTGCGGGCAGCCTCGGTGCGGGTCATCGACTTCGGCATGAGCCACGCCCTTAGCCTGCCCCTCGACATTCACAGCGGCACCCGGATGGGCACGCCGCATTTTATGGCTCCAGAACAGTTTAAAGGCGTGCGCGGCGACCCCCGCAGCGACCTGTATTCGGTGGCCGTGCTGATGTTCGACTGTTTGGCCGGACATCCGCCCTACGAAGACGCACTGGGGTGGCTGGTGGGCATCCACGAGCGCCGCGCCGCCTTGCCCGGCCCGCCCGAACTGCATCCGGTGATGTTGGCGGCCCTTGACCGTAACCCCAGTGGCCGCCAAAACAGCGCCGCCGAGATGCTGCAACAACTCTGCGCGGTTCGGCGGCAGTTGGGCTTTTCGGTCAGTGGGCCTTATGAGACAGCGCTGACCCAAGGCGACACGGTAGGAGAAACCGCTTGA
- a CDS encoding GMC family oxidoreductase: MTTQTGATDLRADVIIVGAGSGGCVLARRLLDAGARVLLLEAGGSDTQPGTGLLIRAPAAFPKLFKTGVDWAFDTVEQPHAGGRRFYWPRGKVLGGSSAINATIYIRGSKADFDGWGEGWRWDDVLPAFRSIEKFTGEAGEFRGDAGELAVGHRAASHDLSHAFVQAASGVLGVPAMSSFNHGTLEGAGILESNHHRGERQSAFRAFLRPVMNHPNLTVLTGARVLELLWEGKRAVGVRLRWRGRTLDAPAGGVVLAAGAVQTPQLLMLSGVGPKEELTRHGISVRVNLPGVGGGLQDHLAVPVIFRSKVQSLDGGSEGAAFAQWLLNRTGPLASNVAEASAFVRSGPDLQHADLQYHFGPAYFRDHGFQRADGWHFSVGPVLVEPYSSGRIGLISADPLAAPRIDPRYLSDGRDLRALVSGVRQARDIGAGEGLRQMNTGEVLPGNAATSDTELAEYVRQECATLYHPVGTAALGDGDDAVVDRRLAVRDTQGLWVADASVMPRIIHANTNATSMMIGARAAKFVGKNS; this comes from the coding sequence ATGACAACCCAGACCGGAGCAACTGACTTGCGGGCAGACGTGATTATCGTGGGGGCGGGTTCGGGTGGCTGCGTGCTGGCGCGGCGGTTGCTGGATGCCGGGGCACGGGTGCTGCTGCTGGAGGCGGGCGGCTCCGACACCCAACCCGGCACCGGCCTGCTGATCCGTGCGCCCGCCGCCTTTCCCAAACTGTTCAAAACGGGCGTGGACTGGGCCTTCGACACCGTGGAGCAGCCCCATGCGGGCGGGCGGCGCTTTTACTGGCCGCGTGGCAAGGTGCTGGGCGGCAGCAGCGCCATCAATGCCACCATCTATATTCGTGGATCGAAGGCCGATTTTGACGGCTGGGGCGAAGGCTGGCGCTGGGATGATGTGCTGCCCGCCTTCCGCAGCATCGAAAAGTTTACGGGCGAGGCGGGTGAGTTTCGGGGTGACGCTGGGGAATTGGCGGTGGGCCACCGGGCCGCGTCGCATGACCTGAGCCACGCCTTCGTGCAGGCGGCGAGCGGCGTGCTGGGCGTGCCAGCCATGTCCAGTTTCAATCACGGCACGCTGGAGGGCGCGGGCATTCTGGAAAGCAACCACCACCGGGGCGAGCGGCAAAGTGCGTTCCGGGCGTTCCTGCGGCCTGTGATGAATCATCCGAATCTGACGGTGCTGACCGGGGCACGGGTGCTGGAACTGCTCTGGGAAGGCAAGCGGGCGGTGGGTGTGCGTTTGCGCTGGCGGGGGCGCACGCTGGACGCCCCGGCGGGGGGCGTGGTGCTGGCGGCGGGCGCGGTACAAACGCCGCAACTGCTGATGCTGTCGGGCGTGGGGCCAAAAGAGGAACTGACGCGGCACGGCATCAGTGTGCGCGTGAATCTGCCGGGCGTGGGCGGAGGCCTTCAGGATCATCTGGCCGTGCCCGTCATCTTCCGGTCAAAGGTGCAATCGCTGGATGGAGGCTCGGAGGGGGCCGCCTTCGCGCAATGGTTGCTGAACCGCACCGGGCCGCTCGCCAGCAATGTTGCCGAGGCCAGTGCGTTCGTGCGTTCTGGGCCGGACTTGCAACACGCCGATTTGCAATATCACTTCGGCCCGGCCTATTTCCGCGATCACGGGTTTCAGCGGGCAGACGGCTGGCATTTTTCGGTTGGCCCGGTGCTGGTAGAGCCGTACAGCAGTGGGCGCATCGGCCTCATCAGTGCTGACCCGTTGGCCGCGCCGCGCATAGACCCGCGCTACCTCAGCGATGGGCGCGATCTGCGGGCGCTGGTGTCAGGCGTGCGGCAGGCGCGCGACATTGGGGCGGGTGAGGGCTTGCGGCAGATGAACACAGGCGAGGTCTTGCCGGGCAACGCAGCGACTTCTGATACAGAGTTGGCCGAGTATGTGCGGCAGGAATGCGCCACTCTGTATCATCCGGTGGGAACAGCGGCGCTGGGGGATGGAGACGACGCGGTGGTCGACCGGAGGCTGGCAGTGCGGGACACGCAGGGGTTGTGGGTAGCCGACGCGTCCGTGATGCCGCGCATCATTCATGCCAATACCAACGCCACGAGCATGATGATTGGGGCACGGGCCGCCAAATTTGTAGGTAAAAACAGCTGA
- a CDS encoding gamma-glutamyltransferase family protein, with protein sequence MTFQPEFPVARRPVYARRGMVATSQPLAAQAGQSALAAGGNAVDAAIATAAALTVLEPTSNGIGGDLFALVWDAGELHGLNASGAAPAALSLDALEERHGGQMPRHGWTPVTVPGAVRGWADLHARFGRLPFAAVLAPAIAYAREGYPLSPVLAAGWARAIRLYGSLNLPLLEEWFRTFAPSGFTPTPGALWRSEAHARTLEAIAATHGASFYEGDLAAQIDAHARATGGLLRSSDLAAHESEWVTPISADYLGHRVHEIPPNGQGIAALIALNVLDGLPLPDHSGDPAGLHLQIEAMKRGFHDAHAYVGDPRQVHIDAAHLLSSANAAAHRAHIGPAAHDPSTHAPSTGGTVYLATADEEGQMVSLIQSNYMGFGSGVVIPGTGIALHNRGHNFSLQPGHPNALAPGRRPYHTIIPGFLSRTDGTPVGPFGVMGGFMQPQGQLQVVLNTVRYGMNPQQALDAPRWQWLAGRIVEVEHSLPAATACALAALGHDVRVQLDSGSFGRGQMIRRNPETGVLEGGTESRTDGHIAAW encoded by the coding sequence ATGACGTTTCAACCTGAATTTCCGGTGGCGCGGCGTCCGGTGTATGCGCGGCGCGGCATGGTGGCGACCTCACAACCGCTGGCGGCGCAGGCGGGCCAGAGTGCGCTGGCAGCGGGCGGAAATGCCGTAGATGCAGCCATCGCCACTGCCGCCGCCCTGACGGTGCTGGAGCCGACCAGCAACGGCATCGGCGGCGACCTGTTCGCGTTGGTCTGGGACGCGGGAGAGTTGCACGGCCTGAACGCCAGCGGCGCGGCTCCGGCAGCCCTCAGTCTGGATGCCCTGGAGGAGCGGCACGGGGGCCAGATGCCCAGGCACGGCTGGACGCCCGTGACCGTGCCCGGCGCAGTGCGTGGCTGGGCCGACCTGCACGCCCGCTTTGGCCGCCTGCCTTTTGCGGCGGTGCTGGCCCCTGCTATCGCCTATGCCCGCGAGGGCTATCCGCTGTCGCCTGTGCTGGCGGCGGGTTGGGCGCGGGCCATCCGCCTTTACGGCAGCCTGAATCTGCCCCTGTTAGAAGAATGGTTCCGTACCTTTGCTCCGTCCGGTTTTACACCCACGCCCGGTGCCCTGTGGCGCAGCGAGGCCCACGCCCGCACACTGGAAGCGATTGCCGCCACACACGGCGCGTCGTTTTATGAGGGCGATCTGGCGGCCCAAATAGATGCCCACGCTCGCGCCACAGGCGGGCTCCTCCGCTCCTCCGACCTCGCCGCCCACGAGTCCGAGTGGGTCACGCCCATTTCTGCCGATTACCTGGGCCACCGCGTCCACGAGATTCCGCCCAACGGTCAGGGGATTGCCGCCCTGATCGCGCTGAACGTGCTGGACGGCCTGCCGCTGCCCGACCACTCCGGCGACCCGGCGGGCCTGCATCTGCAGATAGAGGCCATGAAACGCGGATTCCACGACGCCCACGCTTACGTTGGTGATCCGCGCCAAGTGCACATAGACGCCGCCCACCTGCTCTCCAGCGCCAACGCCGCCGCCCACCGCGCCCACATCGGCCCCGCTGCCCACGATCCCAGTACCCACGCGCCCAGCACGGGTGGCACGGTGTACCTCGCCACCGCCGACGAAGAAGGCCAGATGGTCAGCCTGATCCAGAGCAATTACATGGGCTTTGGCAGCGGTGTCGTCATCCCCGGCACGGGCATCGCGTTGCACAACCGGGGCCATAACTTCAGCCTTCAGCCGGGCCATCCCAACGCCCTCGCGCCCGGACGCCGCCCGTACCACACCATCATTCCCGGTTTCCTGAGTCGCACTGACGGCACACCGGTTGGCCCGTTTGGGGTCATGGGCGGATTTATGCAGCCGCAAGGCCAGCTGCAAGTGGTTCTGAATACCGTGCGCTACGGCATGAACCCCCAGCAAGCGCTGGATGCCCCGCGTTGGCAATGGCTGGCGGGCCGCATTGTAGAAGTGGAGCATAGCCTGCCCGCCGCCACCGCCTGCGCTCTGGCTGCACTCGGCCATGACGTGCGTGTGCAGCTCGATTCCGGCTCGTTTGGCCGGGGTCAGATGATCCGCCGCAACCCAGAAACGGGGGTGTTGGAAGGCGGCACGGAGAGCCGGACGGACGGGCATATCGCGGCGTGGTGA